One window of Chlamydia sp. 04-14 genomic DNA carries:
- a CDS encoding autotransporter outer membrane beta-barrel domain-containing protein, whose product MGSKLTKYFASISLTLALFSNAYADDATQTSTNPTTKESEIKTDRKGDFVANIFWQSTYAATSGMNASRLSLESLSDKSFYFDLEGGALGLCLYQQDIGEKVGFHMDGTGYYTGISFGSPSLYKIGFKFASQHTNANANIGHNEVASDYLSLGSYWEIHCFKGKFIISGNYLYTQGLHELNYTHRQLLGACYGSFESQTVGSALSFYFPLKARTNDRLTIIPFFRYQAYISKQDSFTEDGARVRTFVTPDDLVDVSLPFGLHNKLAFHGCCPSIWELEVAYRPTLLRKTPLVGSVLVADNGSWISSPTDVNYHAFSINLKNETRLFKHLHINFDYQCDISSSTCSHYILGGGKLSF is encoded by the coding sequence ATGGGATCTAAATTAACGAAATACTTCGCATCTATAAGTCTTACTCTTGCACTATTTAGCAATGCATATGCTGATGATGCAACTCAAACCTCTACAAATCCAACAACTAAAGAAAGTGAAATAAAGACAGATCGCAAAGGAGATTTCGTAGCGAATATCTTTTGGCAATCTACCTATGCTGCCACATCTGGAATGAACGCATCTAGATTATCTTTAGAATCTCTAAGTGATAAATCCTTTTATTTTGATCTTGAAGGTGGTGCTTTAGGTCTCTGTCTTTATCAACAAGATATCGGGGAAAAAGTAGGATTCCATATGGATGGTACAGGATACTATACTGGTATCTCCTTTGGATCTCCTTCCCTTTACAAAATTGGTTTTAAATTTGCTTCCCAGCATACCAATGCTAATGCTAATATTGGTCATAATGAAGTAGCATCAGATTATTTATCCTTAGGAAGTTACTGGGAAATCCATTGCTTTAAAGGGAAATTCATTATCTCAGGAAATTATCTCTATACCCAAGGTCTTCATGAGCTAAACTATACGCATCGCCAGCTTTTAGGAGCTTGCTATGGCTCATTCGAAAGTCAAACCGTAGGTAGCGCTCTCTCCTTTTACTTTCCTTTAAAAGCTAGAACAAATGATCGTCTGACTATCATTCCATTTTTCCGCTATCAAGCCTATATCTCAAAACAAGATAGCTTCACAGAAGACGGTGCTCGCGTACGTACTTTCGTAACACCTGATGATCTTGTTGATGTCAGCCTACCCTTCGGATTGCATAATAAATTAGCCTTCCATGGATGCTGCCCATCCATTTGGGAATTAGAAGTTGCTTATAGACCAACACTCCTAAGAAAAACACCTTTAGTGGGTTCCGTATTAGTAGCAGATAACGGCTCTTGGATTTCTTCACCTACAGATGTGAACTATCATGCTTTTTCTATAAATCTTAAAAATGAAACGCGATTATTCAAACATCTACATATAAACTTTGATTATCAATGTGATATCTCTTCATCTACATGTAGCCATTACATACTGGGTGGAGGGAAACTCTCTTTCTAA
- a CDS encoding polymorphic outer membrane protein middle domain-containing protein: MFSKSLLYSLILSTCVYRVIYSEGIALSSEDNSQKFSYLDFPLTLTNQAYPENSYGLMHDTSEDIVISNDKQPKVFISLSNVENGGVISCRSCHLTNNTQPVFFGDNRATNNGGAISSTENVIISKNARIIFYQNSAFNQKNASGNSAGGAVYGKNFEASFNNKEFFFISNLTKTNGGAICSSETCKFLDNASTMRFDNNRGYHINGLGGAIYTKSCEFTRNTGEILFNSNKAGKGGAIYSTTSTSITDNYAPITFFSNAACNGTSNANGNGGAINSVSLITIKNNKQSLIFDGNSAAHAGGALSYQNLTIENNGPVYFFNNTACWGGAFYGQTDNGTTKISADHGNIIFDNNIAIDRVGVWRSAMFFSSNHTLSLGATQNQHIYLFDTIDTRNLTSFIINPEAKHTGAVVFSGAKVQSNLSTNVRNVQTSYGDELTIKHGIISVENGARLSVYKITSEDNTHFCLGRDVTIKTQQKSDAIKDSNLQIKNVAILLTEVLNSNSPPTIWIYPGGSSGRYTENTDAKISILGSLSLWNEYYRDPYDSVDLSQSIDRVPLLHLSEIPNNLITTNDFDIHSINSHKHYGHQGIWTPYWEEIIVPSITTSLDTTNSKHRYLYANWMPTGYTVNPQHRADLVANTLWQTAYSATAFYPSLINESSPSFYLQGQGLGTHRYQKDKDTILGFSSRSLGYSGECLLSSETNCRFLLTFSQISGKMKEHISKNKIDSHSYLLGLSLQMPWFNEHLITTASLSYCYGDHHMQSFYTQNKQSKTEFRDHALSARIGCYLHEKLAFLNHYFTPFIQLRGVRVEQTKINETGDFPRKFSNQHPLIDIALPIGIQTFWLSDTYLANLWEFQLAYQPSIYRQKPKVLTTLLASNGSWTTSGSPVARHNLHVEGRNSIHLLHNIIAFLNYQLDLSSSTTSHYVNAGSRVVF; this comes from the coding sequence ATGTTTTCAAAATCTCTTCTCTATTCTCTTATCTTATCTACCTGTGTATACAGAGTTATCTATAGTGAAGGAATTGCACTATCTTCTGAGGATAATTCTCAAAAATTTTCTTATTTAGATTTTCCACTAACACTTACAAATCAAGCTTATCCAGAAAATAGCTATGGATTGATGCATGATACTTCGGAAGATATTGTCATCTCTAATGATAAACAACCTAAAGTATTCATATCTTTATCCAACGTAGAAAATGGCGGTGTGATTAGTTGTAGGTCTTGCCATCTCACAAACAACACTCAACCTGTTTTCTTTGGAGATAATAGAGCTACCAATAATGGTGGAGCGATTTCCTCTACTGAAAATGTAATTATATCAAAAAATGCTCGTATTATCTTTTACCAAAATAGTGCTTTTAATCAGAAGAATGCTTCCGGGAACAGCGCCGGAGGTGCTGTATATGGGAAAAATTTCGAAGCCTCTTTTAATAATAAAGAGTTTTTTTTCATCTCTAACTTAACTAAAACAAATGGCGGCGCTATTTGTTCTTCAGAAACATGTAAATTTCTCGATAATGCTTCCACGATGCGATTTGATAACAACCGCGGTTATCACATAAATGGACTCGGAGGAGCGATTTATACAAAATCCTGTGAATTTACTCGCAACACTGGAGAAATCCTATTTAACAGCAATAAGGCTGGAAAAGGCGGAGCCATTTACTCTACTACTTCTACAAGTATTACCGACAACTATGCGCCTATTACGTTTTTTAGTAACGCTGCTTGTAACGGTACGTCTAATGCAAATGGAAATGGCGGAGCTATCAATAGTGTCTCACTAATCACGATCAAAAATAACAAACAATCTTTGATATTTGATGGAAACTCAGCTGCTCACGCTGGAGGAGCCCTTTCCTATCAGAATTTAACCATCGAAAATAATGGTCCTGTCTACTTTTTCAATAATACGGCTTGTTGGGGAGGTGCATTTTACGGACAAACAGACAACGGCACTACTAAGATCTCAGCTGATCATGGCAATATAATTTTTGATAACAACATTGCAATAGATAGAGTTGGTGTCTGGAGATCAGCTATGTTTTTCTCCTCTAATCATACCCTATCTTTAGGCGCCACTCAAAATCAACATATTTACCTTTTCGATACAATAGATACTAGAAATTTGACTTCTTTTATCATTAACCCTGAAGCCAAGCATACAGGGGCTGTGGTTTTTTCAGGCGCTAAGGTTCAATCTAACTTATCTACAAACGTTAGAAATGTTCAAACTAGCTATGGTGATGAACTGACAATTAAACATGGTATTATATCTGTAGAAAATGGAGCCAGGCTATCAGTATATAAAATTACATCAGAGGACAATACACATTTTTGTTTGGGCAGAGATGTTACCATTAAAACTCAACAAAAAAGCGACGCAATAAAAGACAGTAATCTACAAATAAAAAATGTTGCCATTCTCCTTACGGAAGTTTTGAACAGCAATAGTCCTCCAACTATTTGGATTTATCCAGGAGGATCATCAGGTAGATACACTGAGAATACCGATGCAAAGATTTCCATATTGGGTTCTTTATCTCTTTGGAATGAATATTATCGTGATCCCTATGATAGCGTGGACCTCTCTCAATCCATAGACAGGGTTCCTCTTCTACATCTCTCTGAAATACCAAACAATTTAATCACAACTAACGATTTTGATATTCACTCAATAAATTCTCACAAACATTATGGTCATCAAGGCATATGGACTCCATATTGGGAAGAAATCATAGTACCATCCATCACAACATCATTAGATACGACAAACTCAAAACATAGGTATCTTTATGCTAATTGGATGCCAACAGGATATACAGTCAATCCTCAACACCGTGCTGATTTGGTGGCAAACACTCTCTGGCAAACAGCCTATAGCGCTACAGCTTTCTATCCTTCATTAATAAACGAGTCTTCCCCGTCTTTTTATTTGCAAGGTCAAGGACTAGGAACGCATAGATATCAAAAAGATAAAGATACAATTTTAGGATTCTCCTCGAGATCTTTAGGGTATAGTGGCGAATGTCTTCTTTCTTCAGAAACTAATTGTAGGTTCTTACTCACATTCTCACAAATAAGTGGGAAGATGAAAGAACACATATCAAAAAATAAAATTGACTCTCATAGCTATCTCTTAGGCTTATCTTTGCAAATGCCCTGGTTTAATGAACACCTTATAACTACAGCTTCTCTAAGCTATTGTTATGGCGATCATCATATGCAAAGTTTTTATACACAAAATAAACAATCCAAAACGGAATTTAGAGATCACGCTCTCAGTGCACGTATAGGCTGCTATCTTCATGAAAAGCTTGCTTTTTTGAATCACTACTTCACACCATTTATTCAACTAAGAGGCGTACGCGTAGAGCAAACGAAAATCAATGAAACTGGAGATTTTCCTAGAAAATTCTCTAATCAACACCCATTGATTGACATAGCTTTGCCTATAGGAATACAAACTTTCTGGCTTTCAGATACCTATTTAGCAAATCTTTGGGAATTCCAACTCGCCTATCAGCCCTCAATCTATAGACAAAAGCCAAAAGTCCTCACAACACTACTGGCAAGTAATGGATCCTGGACAACCTCAGGATCCCCAGTAGCACGTCATAACTTGCATGTTGAAGGAAGAAACTCTATCCATCTATTACACAATATAATTGCTTTCTTGAACTACCAACTGGATCTATCTTCATCCACAACCTCCCATTATGTAAACGCCGGGAGTAGAGTGGTATTTTAA
- a CDS encoding polymorphic outer membrane protein middle domain-containing protein encodes MKHKFINNLILSTSWLAYFYSIDAREIVLPYPTTSVESLYIPKSIELLLQKTNLTGKTHSSDSLTLQNYPEIFSISQITNDSAGASLRCNKLYIQDTQGPIILIGNITPRSGGGIYTDNNLEITNSDKSIIFSNNLARSTAVEVRSNHGGAIHTRYLDIKNNKEPIYFLRNSTSASGGAIMAAKIFNLSDNKSSCIFYDNQSLSDTGLGGALRLEHFNCTNNYGDTLFVNNQSGTGGAISAIYDCLFSGNQGNIIFKNNVAFSTGNNDISGGAIAARNVTLENNTGITSFHNNSSAVHGGACRCVKFIVRNSNDVYFTNNSSQLGGAIIVMDSGCGIELSADKGNIVFNNNLSITPTDIIRRNSIYIGSSNSSIVRFGAKLGHHILFYDPIEHELPTSNNMIINPNIEDQGCVIFSGATVSDAIKTENNLFSKCKNTIELKNGVLAIENDAALATFKFIQTGGIICLGTGGTLTTREKDTNNKAADLQLSNLGLILPQLLTSKAKAAKLWIYPTKTTQNSTDSFQENTAAAIYVSGDLLLTNEEGHSPYDDTDLSRGITRIPLLYLCDNATKKINIDSLNIHAINQKAHYGYQGIWSTYWEEYTTTANSTSALTANTSHRILYADWTPTGYVPNPKYTSALVANALWGSVYTTLSGMRTLPSPVNARSHFEFGGQGLGMTIHQRNRLGVRGFHMESAGYAATSSAVTKINHKISFSFSQQISHIKERASSNKISSKNYFGGMQLRLPWLNDSFVTTGSLAYNYGDHTAKHFYTEENKASEGYFYSHTLGACLSCILQLSPTNRALSVAPFIEALAFRATLSSFIEQGDFPRKFTVNQPLLNVTLPVGVFMQWVRNVHLPTLWQIQIAYHPVIYRDYPQILATLTASNGTWPILGTPITRHALAYKIGNETKIFSHLKVFLNYQGNISSSTFCNYLKAGSTLAF; translated from the coding sequence ATGAAACATAAGTTTATTAACAATCTTATTCTTTCCACATCATGGTTGGCTTATTTTTATAGTATAGATGCTAGAGAAATAGTTCTTCCCTATCCCACAACCTCTGTAGAATCTCTATATATCCCCAAATCTATAGAGCTATTGCTACAGAAAACAAACTTAACGGGAAAAACGCACTCCTCGGATTCATTGACATTACAAAATTACCCAGAGATATTTTCTATTTCTCAGATTACCAATGACTCAGCAGGAGCTAGTTTAAGATGTAATAAGCTCTACATTCAAGATACTCAAGGACCAATTATCTTAATTGGCAATATTACTCCACGTTCAGGAGGTGGAATTTATACCGATAATAACTTAGAGATCACGAATAGTGATAAGTCCATTATTTTCTCAAATAATCTAGCTAGAAGCACAGCTGTAGAAGTCCGTTCGAATCATGGCGGCGCAATACACACAAGATACCTTGATATTAAAAACAATAAAGAACCTATCTACTTCCTTAGGAACTCAACTTCCGCAAGTGGTGGGGCAATTATGGCAGCGAAGATCTTTAATCTATCGGACAATAAATCTTCCTGTATTTTTTATGATAATCAATCCTTATCAGATACTGGTCTAGGGGGAGCTTTACGACTAGAACACTTTAATTGCACGAATAACTATGGTGATACGCTATTCGTCAATAATCAATCTGGAACAGGCGGGGCGATCTCTGCAATCTATGATTGTCTGTTCTCAGGTAATCAAGGAAACATCATCTTTAAAAATAATGTAGCCTTTTCAACAGGAAATAATGACATTTCTGGTGGAGCTATAGCAGCAAGAAATGTCACCTTAGAAAATAATACAGGAATTACATCTTTCCATAATAATTCTTCCGCAGTTCACGGAGGTGCTTGCAGATGTGTAAAATTTATAGTTCGCAATAGCAATGATGTCTATTTTACAAATAACTCCTCTCAATTAGGAGGAGCGATAATTGTAATGGATAGTGGCTGCGGTATCGAACTATCCGCAGATAAGGGAAATATTGTTTTCAATAATAACTTATCTATAACCCCGACAGATATAATTCGCAGGAACTCTATATATATAGGAAGTAGTAATTCTAGCATTGTTCGATTTGGAGCAAAACTAGGACACCACATTCTTTTCTATGATCCTATTGAACACGAGTTGCCCACCTCTAATAATATGATCATTAATCCTAATATTGAAGACCAAGGCTGTGTGATCTTTTCAGGGGCTACAGTTAGTGATGCTATTAAGACTGAGAATAATTTATTTTCAAAATGCAAAAACACCATAGAGCTTAAAAACGGAGTACTGGCAATCGAAAATGATGCTGCGCTTGCAACATTTAAATTTATACAAACAGGAGGAATCATTTGTTTAGGAACAGGAGGAACTTTAACAACAAGAGAAAAGGACACCAATAATAAAGCTGCCGATCTTCAACTAAGCAACCTGGGATTAATCCTCCCTCAATTACTTACAAGTAAAGCAAAAGCTGCAAAATTATGGATTTATCCAACAAAAACTACACAAAATTCTACCGACTCTTTTCAAGAAAATACAGCAGCAGCCATCTATGTTTCAGGAGATCTTCTACTGACTAATGAAGAAGGACATAGCCCATATGATGATACGGATCTCTCTAGAGGTATCACGCGAATTCCTCTTCTTTATCTTTGTGATAACGCCACAAAGAAAATTAATATCGACTCTCTAAATATTCATGCTATTAATCAAAAAGCTCATTATGGTTATCAAGGCATATGGTCTACTTACTGGGAAGAATACACAACAACAGCAAATTCCACATCAGCATTAACAGCAAATACTTCTCATCGTATACTTTATGCTGACTGGACACCAACAGGCTATGTTCCCAATCCAAAATATACATCAGCTCTAGTCGCTAATGCCCTTTGGGGATCTGTCTATACTACACTCTCAGGAATGCGCACATTACCTTCTCCAGTAAACGCTCGTTCACATTTTGAATTCGGTGGTCAGGGATTGGGAATGACTATTCATCAACGCAATCGCCTGGGCGTGCGTGGATTCCATATGGAATCTGCAGGCTATGCAGCAACCTCGTCTGCTGTCACAAAGATAAATCATAAAATCTCATTTTCATTCTCCCAACAAATTTCTCATATTAAAGAACGTGCGTCATCTAATAAAATCTCCTCGAAAAACTATTTCGGAGGTATGCAGCTGCGTCTTCCCTGGCTAAATGATAGTTTCGTTACTACAGGGTCACTAGCATATAATTATGGGGACCATACAGCAAAACACTTCTATACAGAAGAAAACAAAGCTTCTGAAGGATATTTCTATAGCCATACACTCGGAGCTTGTCTGAGTTGCATATTACAGCTAAGTCCAACAAATCGAGCATTGTCTGTAGCTCCATTTATAGAAGCTTTAGCTTTTAGAGCTACGCTCTCAAGCTTTATAGAACAGGGAGATTTTCCACGGAAATTTACTGTAAATCAGCCTCTACTTAATGTTACTCTTCCTGTGGGAGTATTTATGCAATGGGTTCGTAATGTACATTTACCAACTCTATGGCAAATACAGATCGCTTATCACCCTGTTATTTACAGAGATTATCCTCAGATATTGGCGACATTAACTGCAAGCAATGGAACATGGCCAATACTTGGAACACCTATTACACGCCATGCTCTCGCTTATAAAATAGGAAATGAAACCAAGATCTTTTCTCATTTGAAAGTCTTTCTCAATTATCAAGGAAATATCTCCTCGTCAACCTTTTGCAACTATCTAAAAGCTGGGAGCACATTAGCATTTTGA
- a CDS encoding polymorphic outer membrane protein middle domain-containing protein encodes MKILPSILFSTYLLTSSFAGLSLVLEASSKKSTCPFQSFGYEQLLCPEIFPDIPDEQNTLEGLSRSTGTITVENYKNIICSQQLSNKSGGVFDAASVILRNITDDIKFISNITAQKGGAIYTTGNCSITENSAKQYFISNQSIAPATTSSSTNYGGAICCGGTLELSKNRGAICFAYNTARIRGGAISSDRDFKISGNSAPILLMNNLAFHLVYVSSGNKTTNAQGGAIYCQNCEISDNSAPVCITSNTSPVGGACHATSTVTIKNNSDLIFFANNSGVCDRPLGAISSGGAISATTIKIEDNSGPICFNNNIVDRNGGALWCQTLTIKNNSSVQFINNRSKWGAAFLIKNNGTCDLSADNGDIIFDNNCGITGNNQLYRNTIHCTTGTTLKVGARKNYCVKFYDPIECVYQSPLVSFNGEEYHEGTILLSGVFVPDSFKGEGNFISYIRNPITIKKGVLAIEDRAGLAVYKITQENSTLRLGNGAILRTNIQATANNQNQTTAGSEFAITSLALNLPSLLQKGAQAPKIWIYPTSTTNSGNTTYTEDNNPVVTLSGPLQLFNSDNEDPYDSLDLSSGITRVPFLYLCDNATKKITATNLDIEAINKAKRYGYQGVWSPYWEEYTTTANTTSAETTNTSHRILYADWTPTGYIPNPKYKTPLIANALWGSVYSTLSGMRTLPSPIANPNYFELGGQGLLMTVHQRNRLGICGFHMESAGYAATSSAATETNHKISLAFSQQMLHIKEHATSNKVSSKNYFGGIQLRLPWLEDALVTTGSLAYNYGDHTAKHFYSDNNKDSEGYFYSHTFGASLNCILNLSPINNAFSVSPFIEALAFRATLSSFIEQGDFARKFTVNRPLETITLPIGIVMQWKRDVHLPTIWQVQLAYHPVVYRHYPKVLTTLLASSGTWPSLGTPITRHALAYKIGNETKIFSHLKIFLNYQGEFSSSTFSNYLKAGSALTF; translated from the coding sequence ATGAAAATATTGCCTTCTATTCTCTTCAGCACTTATCTTCTGACTTCTTCATTTGCTGGTTTATCACTTGTCTTAGAAGCCTCCTCAAAAAAATCTACATGCCCATTTCAGAGTTTCGGTTACGAGCAACTCCTCTGTCCAGAAATCTTCCCTGATATTCCTGATGAACAAAATACTCTTGAAGGGCTCTCACGTTCAACAGGAACTATCACCGTTGAAAACTACAAGAATATTATCTGTTCTCAGCAACTCTCTAATAAAAGTGGCGGGGTTTTCGATGCTGCGTCAGTAATTTTACGAAACATCACAGACGATATAAAATTTATTTCAAACATAACAGCACAAAAAGGTGGTGCTATCTATACTACAGGCAACTGTAGCATTACTGAAAACTCAGCAAAACAATATTTTATTAGCAACCAATCTATTGCCCCAGCTACTACGAGTTCCTCAACAAACTATGGCGGAGCTATCTGTTGTGGAGGAACTCTTGAATTATCTAAGAATCGTGGAGCTATCTGTTTTGCTTATAATACAGCTAGAATTCGCGGAGGAGCCATCTCATCAGATAGAGATTTTAAGATATCAGGAAATTCCGCTCCTATTTTGTTAATGAACAATTTAGCTTTTCATCTTGTTTACGTAAGCAGCGGCAATAAAACAACTAATGCTCAAGGTGGTGCAATCTATTGTCAAAATTGCGAAATTTCAGACAATTCTGCTCCGGTATGTATCACTTCTAATACCTCTCCTGTTGGAGGTGCCTGTCATGCCACCTCTACCGTCACAATTAAAAATAATTCTGATTTGATTTTCTTCGCGAACAATTCTGGTGTATGTGATCGCCCCCTGGGGGCCATAAGCTCAGGTGGAGCTATTTCTGCTACAACTATAAAAATAGAAGATAATTCCGGGCCTATTTGCTTTAACAATAATATTGTAGATCGCAATGGTGGTGCTTTATGGTGCCAAACTTTAACCATTAAAAATAATAGTTCTGTTCAATTTATCAACAACCGAAGTAAATGGGGCGCTGCCTTTCTAATTAAAAATAATGGGACCTGCGATCTATCCGCAGATAATGGGGATATTATCTTTGATAACAATTGTGGAATTACAGGGAATAATCAACTGTATAGAAACACCATACATTGCACGACAGGAACAACGTTAAAAGTCGGTGCAAGAAAAAATTACTGTGTTAAATTCTATGATCCTATTGAGTGTGTGTATCAATCCCCCTTGGTTTCATTTAATGGCGAAGAATATCATGAGGGAACAATTTTATTATCCGGGGTATTCGTTCCTGATTCTTTCAAGGGAGAAGGAAACTTCATTAGCTATATAAGAAATCCTATAACGATCAAAAAAGGTGTTCTTGCAATCGAAGATCGTGCCGGTCTAGCGGTTTATAAGATCACTCAAGAAAACAGCACTTTAAGACTAGGTAATGGTGCTATTCTCAGGACAAATATACAAGCTACTGCAAATAATCAGAATCAAACTACCGCAGGCTCAGAATTCGCAATCACAAGTCTTGCTTTAAATCTCCCTTCTCTTTTACAAAAAGGTGCTCAGGCTCCAAAAATCTGGATCTATCCTACAAGCACTACAAATAGTGGTAATACTACCTATACTGAAGATAATAATCCTGTCGTTACCCTTTCTGGTCCCTTACAACTATTCAATAGTGATAATGAAGACCCCTATGATTCTTTAGATCTCTCTAGTGGAATTACACGTGTACCCTTCTTATATCTTTGCGATAATGCAACGAAAAAAATTACAGCGACAAACTTAGATATCGAAGCTATTAACAAAGCCAAGCGCTACGGTTATCAAGGAGTCTGGTCTCCTTACTGGGAAGAGTATACAACAACAGCAAATACTACATCGGCAGAAACAACAAATACCTCTCACCGTATACTTTATGCAGATTGGACCCCTACAGGGTACATCCCTAATCCAAAGTATAAAACTCCCCTAATTGCTAATGCTCTTTGGGGATCTGTATACTCAACTCTTTCAGGAATGCGTACTCTCCCTTCTCCAATAGCTAATCCTAATTATTTTGAACTCGGTGGTCAGGGATTACTCATGACTGTCCATCAACGCAATCGCCTAGGAATCTGTGGATTCCATATGGAATCTGCCGGTTATGCGGCAACCTCATCGGCTGCAACAGAGACAAATCACAAAATCTCCTTGGCATTTTCTCAGCAAATGTTGCACATCAAAGAGCATGCAACATCTAATAAAGTCTCGTCGAAAAACTACTTTGGAGGCATACAACTGCGTCTCCCTTGGTTAGAAGATGCTTTGGTCACCACAGGATCTCTAGCCTACAATTACGGAGACCATACAGCAAAGCACTTCTATTCAGACAATAATAAGGATTCTGAAGGGTATTTCTATAGCCATACATTCGGAGCTTCTCTAAATTGCATTCTGAATCTCAGCCCAATTAACAATGCTTTTTCCGTATCGCCATTCATAGAAGCTCTAGCCTTTAGAGCTACGCTGTCAAGCTTTATAGAACAGGGTGATTTTGCACGAAAATTTACTGTGAATAGGCCTTTAGAAACTATCACATTGCCTATCGGAATCGTTATGCAATGGAAACGTGATGTACACTTACCAACAATCTGGCAAGTGCAACTTGCTTATCATCCTGTCGTCTATAGACACTACCCTAAGGTGTTGACAACACTACTAGCAAGTAGTGGAACTTGGCCCTCTCTAGGAACACCAATCACACGCCATGCTCTCGCTTATAAAATAGGAAATGAAACTAAGATCTTCTCTCACTTAAAAATCTTCCTAAATTATCAAGGAGAGTTTTCCTCTTCCACCTTCTCTAATTACCTAAAAGCAGGAAGCGCTTTAACTTTTTAA